The proteins below are encoded in one region of Aquisphaera giovannonii:
- a CDS encoding protein-L-isoaspartate(D-aspartate) O-methyltransferase, translated as MSRGTGIGLGMMLVLATIAPAWAQDRKDDSPADPTAAARNRMVERHLKERDITNPRVLEAFRTVPRHKFLPENTRRQAYDDESIPIGEGQTITPPYDVAFMTQLLDPKPTDTVYEVGTGSGYQSAILSRLVKEVYSVEIHEPLYKRASAVHRELGYTNIHTKAGDGYEGWPDAAPFDAIIVTCAPQKIPRPLIDQLKEGGKMAIPLGDRFHQSVHLITKKDGKLIDVVKKPTLFVPMTGKALKEKADPKPSAEQPPDDAPKSRRNRGR; from the coding sequence ATGAGCAGGGGGACGGGGATCGGCCTCGGGATGATGCTGGTGCTGGCGACGATCGCGCCGGCGTGGGCCCAGGATAGGAAGGACGACTCGCCGGCGGACCCGACGGCCGCGGCGAGGAACCGGATGGTGGAGAGGCACCTGAAGGAGCGGGACATCACGAATCCGCGGGTGCTCGAGGCCTTCCGGACCGTCCCGCGGCATAAATTCCTGCCCGAGAACACGCGCCGGCAGGCGTACGACGACGAGTCCATCCCGATCGGCGAGGGGCAGACGATCACCCCGCCCTACGACGTCGCCTTCATGACCCAGCTCCTGGACCCCAAGCCCACGGACACGGTCTACGAGGTGGGCACCGGCTCCGGCTACCAGTCGGCCATCCTCTCCCGGCTGGTCAAGGAGGTCTACTCGGTGGAGATCCACGAGCCCCTCTACAAGCGGGCGTCCGCGGTGCACAGGGAGCTGGGCTACACCAACATCCACACAAAAGCAGGCGACGGCTACGAGGGCTGGCCGGACGCCGCCCCGTTCGACGCGATCATCGTCACGTGCGCCCCGCAGAAGATCCCCAGGCCGCTCATCGACCAGCTCAAGGAAGGGGGCAAGATGGCCATCCCCCTGGGCGACCGGTTCCACCAGTCCGTCCACCTGATCACCAAGAAGGACGGCAAGCTGATCGACGTGGTGAAGAAGCCCACGCTCTTCGTCCCGATGACCGGCAAGGCCCTCAAGGAGAAGGCCGACCCCAAGCCCTCCGCGGAACAGCCCCCGGACGACGCCCCGAAGTCCCGGCGGAACCGCGGGAGGTAA
- a CDS encoding B12-binding domain-containing radical SAM protein encodes MARICLINPRFPTSFWGLNHALPLLGKKANMPVLALPTLAGLTPPGHEVVLIDENVEDLDLDALDAFDIVGLTGMSVQRDRMLELLVELRARGIFVVVGGPWVSVAELWFEPGLIDVAFIGEAEETWPRFLEEWAEGRHASRYEQAEKTDMTRVPTPRYDLVPFRHYAMGCVQTSRGCPFQCEFCDIIVIFGRRPRIKTAEQVVAEVDAQYRLGARVVFLVDDNFIGNKKAAKVILRALIEWQHANGYPVALFTEASLDLAEDEELMRLMTEAGLVAVFIGIESPDEAALRETKKYQNVRGSLEDRIRRIQEEGLEVYAGMIVGFDSDDPGVFDRQFEFLGRSRIVGAMAGMLSAIPKTPLYERLEAEGRLDNAAADDPNIATNIIPLGMSREELRDGWVGLMERLYDAENYFARYDALFVEGRLPLGTAKMTWLRRHRPLSYLKVQVLTILAAIVILARVWADPRTRPYRPTYARHLRRLLAARRPPRYLFQFAWKCALHLHLAVLTRRMALRETALVNT; translated from the coding sequence ATGGCTCGAATCTGCCTGATCAATCCCCGCTTCCCCACCTCGTTCTGGGGCCTCAACCATGCACTCCCGCTGCTGGGCAAGAAGGCCAACATGCCGGTCCTCGCGCTGCCGACGCTGGCCGGCCTGACGCCGCCGGGGCACGAGGTGGTCCTGATCGACGAGAACGTCGAGGACCTGGACCTGGACGCCCTGGATGCCTTCGACATCGTGGGCCTGACCGGCATGTCGGTCCAGCGCGACCGGATGCTCGAGCTGCTCGTCGAGCTCCGCGCCCGGGGGATCTTCGTGGTCGTCGGCGGGCCGTGGGTCAGCGTGGCGGAGCTCTGGTTCGAGCCGGGCCTGATCGACGTCGCGTTCATCGGCGAGGCGGAGGAGACCTGGCCCCGCTTCCTCGAGGAGTGGGCGGAGGGCCGGCACGCCTCGCGGTATGAGCAGGCCGAGAAGACGGACATGACCCGGGTCCCGACGCCGCGATACGACCTCGTGCCGTTCCGCCACTACGCCATGGGGTGCGTCCAGACCTCGCGCGGCTGCCCGTTCCAGTGCGAGTTCTGCGACATCATCGTCATCTTCGGCCGCCGCCCGCGGATCAAGACGGCCGAGCAGGTCGTGGCCGAGGTCGACGCCCAGTACCGCCTGGGGGCCCGCGTCGTCTTCCTCGTCGACGACAACTTCATCGGCAACAAGAAGGCCGCCAAGGTCATCCTCCGCGCCCTGATCGAATGGCAGCACGCGAACGGCTACCCGGTGGCCCTCTTCACCGAGGCGTCGCTGGACCTGGCCGAGGACGAGGAGCTGATGCGCCTGATGACCGAGGCGGGCCTCGTCGCGGTCTTCATCGGGATCGAGAGCCCCGACGAGGCGGCGCTGCGGGAGACGAAGAAGTACCAGAACGTGCGCGGGTCGCTCGAGGACCGAATCCGCCGCATCCAGGAGGAGGGCTTGGAGGTCTACGCCGGCATGATCGTCGGCTTCGACAGCGACGACCCGGGGGTCTTCGATCGGCAGTTCGAGTTCCTCGGCCGGTCGCGCATCGTCGGGGCGATGGCGGGGATGCTCTCGGCGATCCCGAAGACCCCGCTGTACGAGCGGCTGGAGGCCGAGGGCCGCCTCGACAACGCCGCGGCCGACGACCCGAACATCGCCACGAACATCATCCCCCTGGGCATGAGCCGCGAGGAGCTGCGCGACGGCTGGGTCGGCCTGATGGAGCGTCTCTACGACGCGGAGAACTACTTCGCGCGGTACGACGCCCTGTTCGTCGAGGGCCGCCTCCCCCTGGGCACGGCCAAGATGACGTGGCTCCGCCGGCATCGGCCCCTGTCCTACCTGAAGGTCCAGGTGCTGACGATCCTCGCGGCCATCGTCATCCTGGCCCGCGTCTGGGCCGACCCCCGGACGAGGCCCTATCGGCCGACCTACGCCCGCCACCTCCGGCGCCTCCTCGCCGCGAGGCGGCCGCCCCGCTACCTCTTCCAGTTCGCGTGGAAGTGTGCCCTCCACCTCCACCTCGCCGTCCTGACCCGCCGGATGGCCCTCCGGGAGACGGCCCTGGTCAACACCTGA
- a CDS encoding DUF1549 domain-containing protein: MGLSMRKLGGTLLILLALADGPARAGEAPTFERDVRPILKAYCLDCHGGGESLKGKLDLRLRRFAVKGGEGGPAVVPGKPGESELLSRVRDGAMPPGEKKVPADRVAVLERWIAAGAPAARAEPESLPPGIDITPEERAFWAFQPIRRPEPPPSGPKDRVRTPIDAFVLARLRDRGLEFAPDADRRTLIRRLHADLTGLPPTPGEVEAFVADPAPDAYEKLVDRLLDSPHYGERWARHWLDPAGYADSEGDGPQDTPRAYAYKYRDYVIRALNADRPFDRFLIEQLAGDELVPRPWTNLKPDQVELLAATGFLRNAPDGTAGGGVDGLTSNQVVYDTIKIVSSTVLGLTVACAQCHDHRYDPIPQSDYFRLRAVFEPALDPQHWRQPGQRLISLYSDADRTRAAAVEAQAQAIQKEVDAKTARFLAAATEKELAKFPMDVRDRLRAALDSPADRRTPAQKALLDSNPSVIISAGVLYQYDQKAADELKKDAERVAAKRAEKPPEDFVSVLDEVPGVAPETRVFHRGDHRQPKSPVGPGDLTIAAAEGKRFEVPADDPTLPTTGRRLAYARHLVDGRHPLVGRVLMNRIWLHHFGRGIVETPGDFGTLGLRPTHPELLDWLADEVARGGWGLKRMHRLIVTSTTYRQTSRRDPSRDAADGEGALYGRYPVHRLDAEALRDKVLAVSGRLDPTPFGAPVPVAEDTVGQVLPDKDSPRRSIYLQIRRTRPVSLLAAFDAPALAVNCDRRQPSTSPQQALMLMNSDFTLAHARSMAQRLLSATTAGPDRSRRLLAGAWALAYQRPISPEELEAAVAFVAAPREGKDPELAALTDLCQQLLCSNEFLYVD; this comes from the coding sequence ATGGGGCTCTCGATGCGCAAGCTGGGCGGAACGCTCCTGATCCTCCTGGCCCTCGCGGACGGCCCCGCGCGGGCCGGCGAGGCACCGACGTTCGAGAGGGACGTGCGGCCGATCCTCAAGGCGTACTGCCTCGACTGCCACGGCGGGGGCGAGTCGCTCAAGGGGAAGCTCGACCTCCGGCTGCGGCGGTTCGCCGTGAAGGGCGGGGAGGGCGGCCCGGCGGTGGTCCCGGGCAAGCCCGGGGAGAGCGAGCTGCTCTCCCGCGTCCGGGACGGCGCGATGCCGCCGGGCGAGAAGAAGGTGCCGGCGGACCGCGTGGCGGTGCTCGAGCGATGGATCGCCGCCGGGGCCCCGGCGGCGCGGGCCGAGCCCGAAAGCCTGCCTCCCGGGATCGACATCACGCCGGAGGAGCGGGCGTTCTGGGCCTTCCAGCCGATCCGGCGCCCGGAGCCGCCGCCATCCGGGCCAAAGGATCGCGTGCGGACGCCGATCGACGCGTTCGTGCTGGCCCGGCTCCGCGATCGCGGGCTGGAATTCGCCCCCGACGCCGACCGCCGCACCCTCATCCGCCGCCTCCACGCCGACCTGACGGGGCTGCCCCCGACGCCGGGCGAGGTCGAGGCCTTCGTCGCCGATCCCGCACCCGACGCCTACGAGAAGCTCGTGGACCGGCTCCTCGACAGCCCCCATTACGGCGAACGGTGGGCGAGGCACTGGCTGGACCCGGCCGGCTACGCCGACTCCGAAGGGGACGGGCCCCAGGACACGCCCCGGGCCTACGCGTACAAGTACCGCGACTACGTCATCCGCGCCCTGAACGCCGACAGGCCCTTCGACCGGTTCCTCATCGAGCAGCTCGCGGGCGACGAGCTCGTACCCAGGCCCTGGACGAACCTGAAGCCCGATCAGGTCGAGCTGCTGGCGGCGACCGGCTTCCTCCGCAATGCCCCCGACGGCACCGCCGGAGGGGGCGTGGACGGCCTGACTTCCAACCAGGTCGTCTACGACACGATCAAGATCGTCAGCTCGACGGTCCTGGGCCTGACCGTCGCGTGCGCGCAGTGCCACGACCATCGCTACGACCCGATCCCCCAGTCGGACTATTTCCGGCTTCGGGCCGTGTTCGAGCCGGCCCTCGACCCGCAGCACTGGCGGCAGCCCGGCCAGCGGCTCATCTCGCTCTACTCCGACGCCGACCGCACGCGGGCCGCGGCGGTCGAGGCCCAGGCGCAGGCGATCCAGAAAGAAGTCGATGCCAAGACCGCCCGGTTCCTCGCGGCGGCGACGGAGAAGGAGCTCGCGAAGTTCCCGATGGACGTGCGGGACAGGCTCCGCGCGGCCCTGGACTCGCCGGCCGACAGGCGGACCCCCGCGCAGAAGGCGCTGCTGGACTCGAACCCGAGCGTGATCATCAGCGCGGGGGTGCTCTACCAGTACGACCAGAAGGCCGCCGACGAGCTGAAGAAGGATGCCGAGCGCGTGGCGGCGAAGCGCGCGGAGAAGCCGCCGGAGGACTTCGTCAGCGTGCTGGATGAGGTCCCAGGCGTCGCGCCCGAGACGCGCGTCTTCCATCGGGGCGACCACCGCCAGCCGAAGTCGCCGGTCGGGCCGGGCGACCTGACCATCGCGGCCGCCGAGGGGAAGCGGTTCGAGGTGCCCGCGGACGACCCGACGCTGCCGACCACCGGACGCCGCCTCGCCTACGCGCGGCACCTGGTGGACGGCCGGCACCCGCTCGTCGGGCGCGTGCTCATGAACCGGATCTGGCTCCATCATTTCGGCCGCGGCATCGTCGAGACCCCCGGCGACTTCGGGACGCTCGGGCTGAGGCCGACGCATCCCGAGCTGCTCGACTGGCTCGCCGACGAGGTCGCCCGCGGCGGCTGGGGCCTGAAGCGGATGCATCGGCTGATCGTGACCTCGACGACCTATCGCCAAACCTCCCGCCGCGACCCGTCGCGGGACGCGGCGGACGGCGAGGGCGCCCTCTACGGCCGCTACCCGGTCCATCGCCTGGACGCCGAGGCGCTCCGCGACAAGGTGCTCGCGGTCTCCGGGCGCCTCGACCCGACGCCGTTCGGCGCGCCGGTGCCGGTGGCGGAGGACACGGTCGGCCAGGTGCTCCCGGACAAGGACTCGCCGCGGCGGAGCATCTACCTCCAGATCCGCCGGACCCGGCCCGTGTCCCTGCTCGCCGCGTTCGACGCGCCGGCGCTGGCCGTCAACTGCGACCGCCGCCAGCCGAGCACGTCGCCGCAGCAGGCGCTCATGCTCATGAATAGTGATTTCACCCTGGCGCATGCGAGGTCCATGGCGCAGCGGCTGCTGTCCGCGACGACGGCGGGGCCGGATCGGTCGCGACGGCTCCTCGCCGGCGCCTGGGCGCTGGCCTACCAGCGCCCGATCAGCCCGGAGGAGCTGGAGGCCGCCGTCGCCTTCGTCGCCGCCCCCCGGGAGGGCAAGGACCCCGAGCTGGCCGCGCTGACGGACCTCTGCCAGCAGCTCCTCTGTTCCAACGAGTTCCTCTATGTCGACTGA
- a CDS encoding HU family DNA-binding protein: protein MAKKAAPKAAEPKAAAPSKAASKPATKTEFYSALAEKTGLSKKQVASVFEALVEFHNKELGKKGPGIVQVPGLYKVKVVNKPATPARPGFNPQTKEAITIKAKPARKVVKVTPLKALKDMI, encoded by the coding sequence ATGGCCAAGAAAGCCGCACCGAAAGCCGCCGAGCCGAAGGCGGCCGCCCCGAGCAAGGCCGCGAGCAAGCCCGCGACGAAGACCGAGTTCTATTCCGCCCTCGCGGAGAAGACCGGCCTGTCGAAGAAGCAGGTCGCCTCGGTCTTCGAGGCGCTCGTCGAGTTCCACAACAAGGAGCTCGGCAAGAAGGGCCCCGGCATCGTCCAGGTCCCCGGCCTCTACAAGGTGAAGGTCGTCAACAAGCCGGCGACCCCTGCCCGCCCGGGGTTCAACCCCCAGACCAAGGAGGCCATCACGATCAAGGCCAAGCCCGCCCGCAAGGTGGTCAAGGTCACCCCGCTGAAGGCCCTCAAGGACATGATCTGA
- the cysN gene encoding sulfate adenylyltransferase subunit CysN codes for MQAIDLSKEDIHSYLARHQRKELLRFLTCGSVDDGKSTLIGRLLHDTKMIYEDQLAAVRRDSEKVGTTGAGEVDLALLTDGLKAEREQGITIDVAYRYFSTDRRKFIIADTPGHEQYTRNMATGASTCQLAIILIDARHGVMTQTRRHSFIVSLLGIRHVVVAINKMDLVGYSREAFERIKDEYTGFVAKLDLRDITFIPMSALKGDNVVSRSEAMPWYSGPPLLDHLETVHIASDRNLADLRFPVQYVIRPNLDFRGFAGTVASGILRKGDEVMVLPSGRRSRVKSIVTYDGELEAAFAPQAVTVTLADEVDVSRGDMLVRPDDPPHVSGEIEAMVVWMAEQPLVPGRTYTLKQTTRQVSAEVASFRHGVDVNTLEHRSIARLGLNEVGHVQLSLTQPLAYDPYRINAATGAFILIDRLTNNTVGAGMILEAGGGRAPGDAWGSEPAVRLKLRESLVSPEDRQRRLGQVPATVLLVGLTGSGKSRIAYGLERRLWDEGRAVTVLYGQNMRQGLNRDLGFTADDRSENLRRSAEVAKLMNDAGMITIAAFVAPHEAVREKAKDLIGRDRVLEVYCTAPMDVLRSRDTSGAYRLADEGRIAQMPGVTAAFEEPKSPDLVLQTDQVSLDQCIDRIVALMRSRGYLG; via the coding sequence ATGCAGGCCATCGACCTGAGCAAGGAAGACATCCACAGCTACCTCGCCCGCCACCAGAGGAAGGAGCTTCTCCGCTTCCTCACCTGCGGCAGCGTGGACGACGGCAAGAGCACGCTCATCGGCCGGCTCCTGCACGACACGAAGATGATCTACGAGGACCAGCTCGCCGCCGTGAGGCGCGACAGCGAGAAGGTCGGCACCACCGGCGCCGGCGAGGTGGACCTCGCCCTGCTGACCGACGGCCTGAAGGCCGAGCGCGAGCAGGGCATCACCATCGACGTCGCCTATCGCTACTTCTCGACCGACCGCCGCAAGTTCATCATCGCCGACACGCCGGGCCACGAGCAGTACACGCGCAACATGGCGACCGGCGCCTCGACGTGCCAGCTCGCCATCATCCTCATCGACGCCCGCCACGGCGTCATGACCCAGACCCGCCGGCACTCGTTCATCGTCTCGCTGCTGGGCATCCGGCACGTCGTCGTCGCGATCAACAAGATGGACCTCGTCGGCTACTCCCGCGAGGCCTTCGAGCGGATCAAGGACGAGTACACCGGGTTCGTCGCCAAGCTCGACCTGCGGGACATCACGTTCATCCCGATGTCCGCGCTCAAGGGCGACAACGTCGTCTCGCGGAGCGAGGCGATGCCCTGGTACTCGGGCCCGCCGCTCCTGGACCACCTGGAGACGGTCCACATCGCCAGCGACCGCAACCTGGCCGACCTGCGGTTCCCCGTGCAGTACGTCATCCGGCCCAACCTCGACTTCCGGGGATTCGCCGGCACGGTGGCGTCGGGCATCCTCCGCAAGGGGGACGAGGTGATGGTGCTGCCCTCCGGCCGTCGCAGCCGGGTGAAGTCCATCGTGACCTACGACGGCGAGCTCGAGGCCGCCTTCGCGCCCCAGGCCGTGACGGTCACGCTGGCCGACGAGGTGGACGTCAGCCGCGGCGACATGCTGGTGCGGCCAGACGACCCCCCGCACGTCAGCGGCGAGATCGAGGCGATGGTGGTCTGGATGGCCGAGCAGCCCCTCGTGCCCGGCCGGACCTACACGCTGAAGCAGACCACGCGGCAGGTGTCGGCGGAGGTCGCGTCGTTCCGGCACGGCGTCGACGTCAACACCCTGGAGCACCGGTCCATCGCCCGGCTGGGGCTGAATGAGGTCGGGCACGTGCAGCTCAGCCTGACCCAGCCGCTGGCGTACGACCCGTACCGCATCAACGCCGCGACCGGGGCGTTCATCCTGATCGACCGGCTGACCAACAACACCGTCGGCGCCGGGATGATCCTCGAGGCCGGCGGGGGCCGGGCCCCCGGCGACGCCTGGGGGTCGGAGCCGGCGGTGCGGCTCAAGCTCCGCGAGAGCCTGGTCTCGCCGGAGGATCGCCAGCGGCGCCTCGGCCAGGTGCCGGCGACGGTGCTGCTGGTCGGCCTGACCGGCAGCGGGAAGAGCCGGATCGCCTACGGCCTGGAGAGGCGGCTCTGGGACGAGGGCCGGGCGGTGACCGTCCTGTACGGCCAGAACATGCGGCAGGGGCTGAACCGGGACCTCGGCTTCACCGCCGACGACCGCTCCGAGAACCTGCGGCGGTCCGCCGAGGTCGCCAAGCTGATGAACGACGCCGGCATGATCACCATCGCGGCGTTCGTCGCCCCGCACGAGGCGGTCCGGGAGAAGGCCAAGGACCTGATCGGCCGGGACCGCGTGCTGGAGGTCTACTGCACCGCGCCCATGGACGTCCTGCGGTCCCGCGACACGAGCGGCGCCTACCGCCTGGCCGACGAGGGGAGGATCGCCCAGATGCCGGGCGTCACCGCGGCCTTCGAGGAGCCGAAGTCGCCGGACCTCGTCCTCCAGACCGACCAGGTCAGCCTGGACCAGTGCATCGACCGCATCGTCGCGCTCATGAGGTCGCGGGGCTACCTGGGCTGA
- a CDS encoding ankyrin repeat domain-containing protein → MPDPISRRSFATMFGTSVVLASATEPSSGDEKRAADPGPVEAGFERDYPAPGFKPRWKKPQINRQFVQDFVIYAHSDLDMTRKLLDREPALLNAAMDWGAGDWETGLGGASHMGRHDIVEFLLGRGARIDLFCAAMMGRLDAVKSFLTLQPALIDAKGPHGFTLHFHAQVGGKVAEPVLDYLQSIKKIELKPNPFLKPPAGPAGAAK, encoded by the coding sequence ATGCCCGATCCGATCTCTCGCCGGTCGTTCGCCACGATGTTCGGCACGAGCGTCGTGCTCGCCTCCGCCACCGAGCCGTCCTCGGGCGACGAGAAGCGCGCTGCGGATCCTGGCCCCGTGGAGGCCGGGTTCGAGCGCGACTATCCCGCGCCGGGGTTCAAGCCCCGCTGGAAGAAGCCGCAGATCAACCGGCAGTTCGTGCAGGACTTCGTCATCTACGCGCACTCGGACCTGGACATGACGAGGAAGCTGCTCGACAGGGAGCCCGCGCTCCTGAACGCGGCGATGGACTGGGGCGCCGGGGACTGGGAGACCGGCCTGGGCGGGGCGTCGCACATGGGACGCCACGACATCGTCGAGTTCCTCCTCGGCCGCGGGGCCCGCATCGACCTCTTCTGCGCCGCCATGATGGGCCGCCTCGACGCGGTCAAGTCGTTCCTCACGCTACAGCCGGCGCTCATCGACGCGAAGGGGCCGCACGGCTTCACGCTCCACTTCCACGCCCAGGTCGGCGGGAAGGTCGCGGAGCCGGTGCTGGACTATCTCCAGTCGATCAAGAAGATCGAGCTGAAGCCCAACCCGTTCCTCAAGCCGCCCGCCGGCCCCGCCGGGGCGGCGAAGTGA
- the ggt gene encoding gamma-glutamyltransferase has product MMRPRWTRLAACAAVMGLTMGEAGASDEVFSRQAVASQEEHASEAGAEALRRGGNAVDAAIATAFALAVTLPEAGNLGGGGFLVAYLADRREVVTVDFREEAPASSTPGMYLDAAGKLLPKHRLGARAAGVPGTVRGLALAHSKWGRLAWADLVRPAARLAREGFPISAELAGALNAQLAPRKPGAEPARGPYGRLADIPSSVAAFARPDGKAWQGGDRLVQPYLAATLERIAEHGPDEFYKGKTAGLIVAYMEANGGEIRARDLEAYEAKIRPPVHTTYRGKDVYGMGPPSSGGVVLCQMLNILERYDLKADGRESPATVHRVTEAQRRAFYTRATRLADPDFVAIPVAELTSKRAADDLARTIGDRATPSASLAPFPILPAEPEHTTHLSTLDAAGNAAALTYTLEESYGSKAVVAGAGFLLNNEMGDFNLIPGRTDAAGRIGTEPNRIAPGKRMLSSMSPTLVLEGGKVRVVTGSPGGRTIPNTTLWVVLNLLEFGMPPREAVAAGRSHHQWFPDVILFEAGKWPQATLDGLAARGHSRLPTRAIGTANTIVVGEGPGPIHGVADLRRTTSAARGD; this is encoded by the coding sequence ATGATGCGACCGAGGTGGACCCGGCTGGCGGCCTGCGCGGCCGTCATGGGCTTGACGATGGGCGAGGCCGGGGCGTCCGACGAGGTCTTCTCCCGGCAGGCGGTGGCGTCGCAGGAGGAGCACGCGTCGGAGGCGGGGGCGGAGGCCCTCCGCCGCGGGGGCAACGCGGTGGATGCGGCGATCGCCACGGCGTTCGCCCTTGCGGTCACCCTCCCGGAGGCGGGGAACCTCGGCGGCGGCGGGTTCCTCGTCGCCTACCTCGCCGATCGCCGCGAGGTCGTGACCGTGGACTTCCGCGAGGAGGCACCGGCCTCGTCGACGCCCGGCATGTACCTCGACGCGGCCGGCAAGCTGCTCCCGAAGCACCGGCTGGGGGCCAGGGCGGCCGGCGTGCCGGGGACGGTGCGGGGGCTCGCGCTGGCCCATTCGAAGTGGGGCAGGCTCGCCTGGGCGGACCTCGTACGCCCGGCGGCGAGGCTGGCTCGCGAGGGGTTCCCGATCTCCGCCGAGCTGGCCGGGGCGCTCAACGCGCAGCTCGCCCCGCGCAAACCCGGGGCCGAGCCTGCGCGGGGCCCGTACGGCCGCCTCGCCGACATCCCGTCGTCGGTCGCCGCCTTCGCCAGGCCCGACGGCAAGGCCTGGCAGGGGGGGGATCGGCTGGTGCAGCCCTACCTCGCGGCCACCCTGGAGCGGATCGCCGAGCACGGCCCGGACGAATTCTACAAGGGGAAGACCGCCGGGCTCATCGTCGCCTACATGGAGGCCAACGGCGGAGAGATCCGGGCGCGAGACCTGGAGGCCTACGAGGCGAAGATCCGGCCGCCGGTCCACACGACGTACCGCGGGAAGGACGTCTACGGGATGGGCCCGCCCTCGTCCGGCGGGGTCGTCCTCTGCCAGATGCTCAACATCCTGGAGCGGTACGACCTGAAGGCCGACGGGCGCGAATCCCCCGCGACGGTCCACCGCGTGACCGAGGCCCAGCGGCGGGCCTTCTACACCCGGGCAACCAGGCTGGCCGACCCGGACTTCGTCGCGATCCCGGTCGCGGAGCTGACCTCGAAGCGGGCCGCCGACGACCTCGCCCGGACGATCGGCGACCGCGCCACGCCGAGCGCGTCGCTGGCCCCGTTCCCGATCCTGCCGGCCGAGCCGGAGCACACGACGCACCTCTCGACGCTCGACGCGGCGGGCAACGCCGCGGCCCTGACCTACACGCTGGAGGAGAGCTACGGCTCCAAGGCCGTCGTCGCCGGCGCGGGGTTCCTGCTGAACAACGAGATGGGCGACTTCAACCTGATCCCGGGCCGGACCGACGCCGCCGGGCGGATCGGGACGGAGCCCAACCGGATCGCCCCGGGCAAGCGGATGCTCAGCTCGATGTCGCCGACCCTGGTCCTCGAGGGGGGCAAGGTCCGCGTCGTCACCGGCTCGCCGGGCGGGCGGACGATCCCCAACACGACGCTCTGGGTCGTGCTCAACCTCCTCGAGTTCGGCATGCCCCCGCGCGAGGCCGTGGCCGCCGGCCGGTCGCATCACCAGTGGTTCCCGGACGTCATCCTGTTCGAGGCCGGCAAGTGGCCGCAGGCGACCCTGGACGGCCTGGCCGCCCGCGGCCATTCCCGGCTGCCGACGCGGGCCATCGGCACGGCGAACACGATCGTCGTGGGCGAGGGGCCGGGCCCGATCCACGGCGTCGCGGACCTCCGCCGGACCACCTCGGCCGCCCGCGGCGATTGA
- the cysD gene encoding sulfate adenylyltransferase subunit CysD — translation MVGTGSYNLTHLKVLEAESIHIIREVAAEFERPVMLYSIGKDSAVMLRLAQKAFHPGRLPFPLLHVDTTWKFRAMIEFRDRYCREQGLDLKVWTNQEGVAQNINPFDHGSKKHTDIMKTVALKQALNHYQFDAAFGGARRDEEKSRAKERVYSFRDRLHQWDPKNQRPELWNLYNGKVNKGESIRAFPLSNWTELDVWQYIHLEGIPIVPLYFADVRPVVERDGTLIMVDDDRMRLRPGEVPMMKKVRFRTLGCYPLTGAIESDATTLPGIIEEMLLARNSERQGRVIDHDESGSMEQKKREGYF, via the coding sequence ATGGTCGGCACCGGCAGCTACAACCTGACCCACCTGAAGGTGCTCGAGGCGGAGAGCATCCACATCATCCGGGAGGTCGCCGCGGAGTTCGAGCGGCCCGTGATGCTCTACTCGATCGGCAAGGACTCGGCCGTCATGCTGCGGCTGGCGCAGAAGGCGTTCCATCCCGGCCGGCTGCCCTTCCCGCTGCTGCACGTGGACACGACCTGGAAGTTCCGGGCGATGATCGAGTTCCGCGACCGGTACTGTCGCGAGCAGGGCCTGGACCTGAAGGTCTGGACCAACCAGGAGGGGGTCGCGCAGAACATCAACCCGTTCGACCACGGGTCGAAGAAGCACACCGACATCATGAAGACGGTGGCGCTGAAGCAGGCGCTCAACCACTACCAGTTCGACGCGGCCTTCGGCGGCGCCCGCCGGGACGAGGAGAAGAGCCGGGCCAAGGAGCGCGTCTACAGCTTCCGCGACCGCCTGCACCAGTGGGACCCGAAGAACCAGCGGCCCGAGCTCTGGAACCTGTACAACGGCAAGGTCAACAAGGGGGAGAGCATCCGCGCCTTCCCGCTGAGCAACTGGACCGAGCTGGACGTCTGGCAGTACATCCACCTGGAGGGCATCCCGATCGTGCCGCTCTACTTCGCCGACGTCCGCCCGGTCGTCGAGCGCGACGGCACGCTGATCATGGTGGACGACGACCGGATGCGGCTGCGGCCCGGCGAGGTGCCGATGATGAAGAAGGTGCGGTTCCGCACGCTCGGCTGCTACCCGCTCACCGGCGCGATCGAGAGCGACGCGACCACGCTGCCGGGGATCATCGAGGAGATGCTCCTGGCCAGGAATTCCGAGCGGCAGGGCCGGGTGATCGACCACGACGAGTCCGGGTCGATGGAGCAGAAGAAGCGCGAGGGGTACTTCTGA